In Promicromonospora sp. Populi, one genomic interval encodes:
- a CDS encoding MDR family MFS transporter: MSQAVTTAPDKPLVVLNQRTIWLIFGALMASMFLSSLDQTIVGTAMPTIVGELNGVEHQGWVITAYILAIAIAMPLYGKFGDLYGRRWPFLVAVGLFVIASLGGGMAQSFESLVAWRAVQGLGGGGLMILAQAIIADIIPASDRGKYMGPMGALFGISAVAGPLLGGWLTDGPGWRWTFWINVPIGIAAWFIAYFALKLPSHRSNRPTDWGGILTMALGTTGIVLLTSWQSLGNDGYDWSDPMLLGLLLGTVVMVGLFILIENRVSEPLIPLRLFKNRTFTITTLIGLVLGMGMFSAMSMLPTFLQMSSGAGVTESGLLMLPMMAGLMLTSILSGIAISRTGRYKMFPVAGLAITVVGLIWLTQIEGDMSLWLFGAMIFVLGAGMGLVMQTIVLAVQNSVDPHELGTATSSNNFFREIGAAVGTAAFTTVFTSRLTENLQGVFADVPAGAVPAGGGSGLTPQIVAALPEPLRSGVVDAFASSLAPAFWYLVPLVVVGLVLALFLKEVKLSNEAGMVARGEAVMEGDVDKAPEGAVEEDVQDEVRGADDTAGGTETDILTR; the protein is encoded by the coding sequence ATGAGCCAAGCCGTCACCACGGCGCCGGACAAGCCGCTGGTAGTCCTCAACCAGCGCACGATCTGGCTGATCTTCGGGGCCCTGATGGCCTCGATGTTCCTGTCCTCCCTGGACCAGACCATCGTCGGTACCGCGATGCCCACCATCGTGGGCGAGCTGAACGGCGTCGAGCACCAGGGCTGGGTCATCACCGCGTACATCCTGGCGATCGCCATCGCGATGCCGCTCTACGGCAAGTTCGGCGACCTCTACGGGCGGCGCTGGCCGTTCCTGGTGGCGGTCGGCCTGTTCGTCATCGCCTCCCTCGGGGGCGGCATGGCGCAGTCGTTCGAGTCCCTCGTGGCCTGGCGGGCCGTGCAGGGCCTCGGTGGCGGTGGCCTGATGATCCTGGCGCAGGCGATCATCGCCGACATCATCCCGGCGTCCGACCGCGGCAAGTACATGGGCCCCATGGGCGCCCTGTTCGGCATCTCCGCAGTCGCCGGCCCGCTGCTCGGCGGCTGGCTCACCGACGGCCCCGGCTGGCGCTGGACGTTCTGGATCAACGTGCCGATCGGTATCGCCGCGTGGTTCATCGCCTACTTTGCCCTGAAGCTGCCCTCGCACCGCTCGAACCGGCCCACCGACTGGGGCGGCATCCTCACGATGGCGCTCGGCACCACCGGCATCGTGCTGCTGACGAGCTGGCAGTCGCTCGGCAACGACGGCTACGACTGGTCCGACCCGATGCTGCTCGGGCTGCTGCTCGGCACCGTGGTGATGGTCGGCCTGTTCATCCTCATCGAGAACCGGGTCTCCGAGCCGCTCATCCCGCTGCGGCTGTTCAAGAACCGCACGTTCACCATCACCACGCTCATCGGCCTGGTGCTCGGCATGGGCATGTTCTCCGCGATGTCGATGCTGCCGACGTTCCTGCAGATGTCGTCCGGCGCGGGGGTCACCGAGTCCGGCCTGCTGATGCTCCCGATGATGGCCGGCCTGATGCTGACCTCGATCTTGTCCGGCATCGCAATCTCCAGGACCGGCCGCTACAAGATGTTCCCGGTGGCGGGCCTGGCGATCACGGTCGTCGGCTTGATCTGGCTGACGCAGATCGAGGGCGACATGTCCCTCTGGCTGTTCGGCGCGATGATCTTTGTGCTCGGCGCCGGTATGGGCCTCGTCATGCAGACCATCGTGCTCGCGGTGCAGAACTCCGTGGACCCGCACGAGCTGGGCACGGCGACGTCGTCGAACAACTTCTTCCGGGAGATCGGCGCCGCGGTGGGTACCGCCGCGTTCACCACGGTGTTCACCTCCCGCCTCACGGAGAACCTGCAGGGCGTCTTCGCGGACGTTCCGGCGGGTGCGGTCCCGGCGGGCGGTGGTTCCGGCCTGACCCCGCAGATCGTGGCAGCACTGCCCGAGCCGCTGCGCAGCGGGGTGGTCGACGCGTTCGCGAGCTCCCTCGCGCCGGCGTTCTGGTACCTCGTGCCGCTGGTGGTCGTCGGCCTGGTGCTCGCGCTGTTCCTCAAGGAGGTCAAGCTCTCCAACGAGGCCGGCATGGTCGCCCGCGGTGAGGCGGTCATGGAGGGCGACGTCGACAAGGCCCCGGAAGGTGCGGTCGAGGAAGACGTCCAGGACGAGGTCCGGGGCGCCGACGACACTGCCGGGGGCACGGAGACGGATATCCTGACCCGGTGA
- a CDS encoding DUF4233 domain-containing protein produces the protein MSKDQPAPGDRIKPKKSALVQFTSTTLLLEVFLVIFATLAVWALRDNEFGRGPLQIESSAAIWVLGGALALVLVILSRAQGSVAGRAAGTLAQVPVLAMGLLVPMMYLVGGIFVVLWFYALRLGARVDRERAEYDAAHPETAPNVG, from the coding sequence GTGAGCAAGGACCAACCCGCCCCCGGCGACCGCATCAAGCCCAAGAAGTCCGCGCTGGTGCAGTTCACGTCCACCACGCTGCTGCTCGAGGTGTTCCTCGTGATCTTCGCGACGCTGGCGGTGTGGGCGCTGCGCGACAACGAGTTCGGGCGCGGCCCGCTCCAGATCGAGTCGAGCGCGGCGATCTGGGTGCTGGGCGGGGCCCTGGCCCTGGTGCTCGTGATCCTGTCGCGGGCCCAGGGCTCGGTCGCCGGCCGGGCGGCGGGCACCCTCGCCCAGGTGCCGGTGCTCGCCATGGGCCTGCTGGTGCCGATGATGTACCTGGTCGGCGGCATCTTCGTGGTGCTGTGGTTCTACGCGCTGCGCCTCGGCGCACGCGTGGACCGGGAGCGGGCGGAGTACGACGCCGCCCACCCGGAGACGGCCCCCAACGTCGGCTGA
- the ndk gene encoding nucleoside-diphosphate kinase, with product MTDVAEKTLPTEATTQPVAERTLVLVKPDGVRRGLSGEVLRRIETKGYTLRAVELKSATAELLAAHYAEHEGKPFYAPLVEFMMSGPVLAVVAEGEGVIPGFRSLAGATNPTDAAPGTIRGDLGRDWGTKVQQNLVHGSDSPESAAREIALWFPELG from the coding sequence ATGACCGACGTCGCAGAGAAGACCCTGCCCACGGAGGCCACGACGCAGCCCGTGGCCGAGCGCACCCTCGTCCTCGTCAAGCCGGACGGCGTCCGCCGCGGCCTGTCGGGCGAGGTCCTGCGCCGCATCGAGACCAAGGGCTACACGCTGCGGGCCGTGGAGCTCAAGAGCGCCACCGCCGAGCTGCTCGCCGCGCACTACGCCGAGCACGAGGGCAAGCCGTTCTACGCCCCGCTCGTCGAGTTCATGATGTCGGGCCCCGTCCTGGCCGTCGTGGCCGAGGGCGAGGGTGTCATCCCCGGCTTCCGCTCGCTGGCGGGCGCGACCAACCCGACCGACGCCGCCCCCGGCACGATCCGCGGTGACCTGGGCCGCGACTGGGGCACCAAGGTGCAGCAGAACCTGGTGCACGGCTCCGACTCGCCGGAGTCGGCAGCCCGCGAGATCGCCCTCTGGTTCCCGGAACTGGGCTAA
- the smc gene encoding chromosome segregation protein SMC: protein MHLKTLTLRGFKSFASATTLELEPGITCVVGPNGSGKSNVVDALSWVMGEQGAKSLRGGKMDDVIFAGTSGRAPLGRAEVALTIDNTDGALPIDYTEVTISRTLFRSGGSEYAINGNSCRLLDIQELLSDSGIGREMHVVVGQGQLDAVLRATPEERRGFIEEAAGVLKHRKRKEKALRKLESMQGNLARLGDLTAELRRQLGPLGRQAEAARKAQTVQRDLRDAKSRLLADDLAQLTAQLEQERADERSLRERQAETEAALTEARGTLARLEAAMSAESQQVSQAGDTVFALSQTRERLRSLQSLAGERARLLGTAEPAHQGQDPDDLEAQAARARASEEELVTEVEMAHEIVETAVDTRAEAEAAAQAAERAHAALLRAAADRREGLARLAGQVAARRSRVEAAQSELDRLRDALLQAEERVEDSSRDLSALQTEVGGGLDGDGESLDVAHEAASEVLELAKAEVRHLQEQVTTAQRDRSSAEAKVEALELSLDRKDGAGTLLAADQAGVLGSVAALLGIEAGFEDAVAAALGPVADAVAVAGVDEAVDALRLLRDEDAGRASLVVGSDRKASGDAVTRPAVTLPAGARWATDVVQVAGPASAALLTILRDVVVVDDLARARALVRDEPVVAVTRAGDLLGATRAWGGSAAAPSVLHLQSALAEAKAARDEAAARETDGSTHLERARAERTAAQERYDDTASRLGEADAARAAAAEQLGSLGAAARAAQAEADRHRSALAEAQSRRAEDEIELEALVERMTIAEEEPSDDEGSVDEVQAQRDAAAAAATAARGRETEARLALRTAEERARAVSGRAQALTAAAEQERAARARAAEREESRRQDASRAVLVQQAVAVALEQIARSVDRAVADKAAAEEARAAGSEQLVAVRGSVESLTGQLRELTDVAHRDEVARAQQVLRLEQLQTRASEELGMDPDVLMEEFGPHQPVPVYEGEAEVRGRKRRAVVERDDEGNPIRYEGDPALPRGAAAREDALITRTRALHEAGMRPDDPAATAVIVAAAGAEPEEGPAEDETGPSEETAPGEPKPDRLVPYVREEQEARLAKAERALSRIGAVNPLALEEFAALEERHQFLVDQLGDLKKSREDLLQIVDDIDERVQQVFAEAFQDTAAKFLEIFPRLFPGGEGKLTLTDPDDLLTTGIEVEARPAGKKVKRLSLLSGGERSLAAVAFLVAIFKARPSPFYIMDEVEAALDDVNLGRLIEIFKELQKDSQLIVITHQKRTMEVADALYGVTMRGDGVTTLISQRMGDRETVTA, encoded by the coding sequence GTGCACCTCAAGACGCTCACGCTCCGGGGCTTCAAGTCCTTCGCGTCGGCGACCACCCTCGAGCTGGAGCCGGGCATCACCTGCGTGGTGGGACCCAACGGCTCCGGCAAGTCCAACGTGGTCGACGCGCTCTCCTGGGTCATGGGCGAACAGGGTGCCAAGTCCCTGCGCGGCGGCAAGATGGACGACGTCATCTTCGCGGGCACCTCCGGCCGCGCCCCGCTCGGCCGCGCCGAGGTCGCCCTGACCATCGACAACACCGACGGCGCGCTGCCGATCGACTACACCGAGGTCACGATCTCCCGCACGCTGTTCCGCAGCGGCGGTTCCGAGTACGCGATCAACGGCAACAGCTGCCGCCTGCTGGACATCCAGGAGCTCCTGAGCGACTCCGGCATCGGCCGTGAGATGCACGTGGTGGTGGGGCAGGGCCAGCTCGACGCCGTGCTGCGCGCGACGCCGGAGGAGCGCCGCGGCTTCATCGAAGAGGCCGCGGGCGTGCTCAAGCACCGCAAGCGCAAGGAGAAGGCGCTCCGCAAGCTCGAGTCGATGCAGGGCAACCTCGCGCGGCTGGGCGACCTGACCGCCGAGCTGCGCCGGCAGCTCGGCCCGCTGGGCCGCCAGGCGGAGGCGGCCCGCAAGGCGCAGACGGTGCAGCGCGACCTGCGCGACGCCAAGTCGCGCCTCCTCGCCGACGACCTGGCCCAGCTCACCGCCCAGCTCGAGCAGGAGCGCGCGGACGAGCGGTCCCTCCGGGAGCGCCAGGCCGAGACCGAGGCGGCCCTGACCGAGGCGCGCGGCACGTTGGCTCGCCTGGAAGCGGCCATGTCGGCCGAGTCGCAGCAGGTCAGCCAGGCGGGCGACACCGTGTTCGCCCTGTCCCAGACCCGGGAGCGGCTGCGCAGCCTGCAATCGCTGGCCGGGGAGCGGGCCCGCCTGCTGGGCACCGCCGAGCCCGCGCACCAGGGCCAGGACCCCGACGACCTCGAGGCGCAGGCCGCTCGTGCCCGCGCGAGCGAGGAAGAGCTCGTCACCGAGGTCGAGATGGCCCACGAGATCGTGGAGACCGCCGTCGACACCCGGGCCGAGGCCGAGGCGGCCGCCCAGGCCGCCGAGCGCGCGCACGCCGCGCTGCTGCGCGCCGCCGCGGACCGCCGCGAGGGTCTGGCCCGCCTGGCCGGCCAGGTCGCCGCTCGGCGCAGCCGCGTCGAGGCAGCGCAGTCCGAGCTGGACCGGCTGCGCGACGCCCTGCTCCAGGCCGAGGAGCGTGTGGAGGACTCCTCGCGCGATCTCAGCGCGCTCCAGACGGAGGTCGGCGGCGGGCTCGACGGCGACGGGGAGAGCCTCGACGTCGCGCACGAGGCGGCCTCCGAGGTGCTCGAGCTGGCGAAGGCCGAGGTGCGGCACCTCCAGGAGCAGGTGACGACGGCGCAGCGGGACCGCAGCTCGGCGGAGGCGAAGGTCGAGGCGCTGGAGCTGAGCCTGGACCGCAAGGACGGCGCCGGTACGCTCCTGGCCGCCGACCAGGCGGGCGTGCTGGGCTCGGTGGCCGCGCTGCTGGGCATCGAGGCAGGCTTCGAGGACGCGGTAGCGGCAGCGCTCGGCCCGGTGGCCGACGCCGTGGCCGTCGCGGGTGTCGACGAGGCCGTGGACGCCCTGCGGCTGCTCCGGGACGAGGACGCCGGCCGCGCCAGCCTCGTCGTCGGTTCCGACCGCAAGGCGTCGGGCGACGCTGTGACCCGCCCGGCCGTCACCCTTCCCGCCGGTGCCCGCTGGGCCACGGACGTGGTGCAGGTGGCCGGGCCGGCGTCGGCCGCGCTGCTGACGATCCTGCGCGACGTGGTTGTGGTGGACGACTTGGCGCGCGCCCGCGCGCTGGTGCGCGACGAGCCGGTGGTCGCGGTGACCCGCGCCGGCGACCTGCTGGGCGCCACGCGGGCCTGGGGCGGCTCGGCGGCCGCGCCCAGCGTGCTGCACCTGCAGTCGGCGCTGGCCGAGGCGAAGGCCGCCCGCGACGAGGCGGCGGCCCGCGAGACGGACGGCTCGACGCACCTGGAGCGCGCGCGGGCCGAGCGCACGGCAGCGCAGGAACGGTACGACGACACGGCCTCCCGACTGGGGGAGGCCGACGCCGCGCGTGCCGCGGCCGCCGAGCAGCTCGGTTCGCTGGGCGCGGCCGCGCGCGCCGCCCAGGCCGAGGCCGACCGGCACCGTTCCGCCCTGGCCGAGGCGCAGTCCCGCCGGGCGGAGGACGAGATCGAGCTCGAGGCGCTCGTCGAGCGCATGACGATCGCCGAGGAGGAGCCCTCCGACGACGAGGGCTCGGTCGACGAGGTACAGGCCCAGCGCGATGCCGCCGCGGCCGCTGCTACCGCGGCGCGCGGTCGGGAGACCGAGGCCCGGCTGGCGCTGCGTACCGCGGAGGAGCGGGCTCGCGCGGTCTCTGGCCGGGCGCAGGCGCTGACGGCCGCGGCCGAGCAGGAGCGTGCGGCCCGAGCGCGGGCCGCCGAGCGCGAGGAGTCGCGCCGTCAGGACGCGTCGCGCGCCGTGCTGGTGCAGCAGGCGGTCGCGGTGGCGCTGGAGCAGATCGCACGGTCGGTGGACCGTGCGGTGGCCGACAAGGCAGCGGCCGAGGAAGCCCGCGCAGCGGGCTCGGAGCAGCTGGTCGCCGTGCGGGGGAGCGTGGAGTCGCTGACGGGCCAGCTGCGCGAGCTGACCGACGTCGCGCACCGGGACGAGGTCGCCCGCGCGCAGCAGGTGCTGCGCCTGGAGCAGCTGCAGACGCGCGCGTCCGAGGAACTGGGCATGGACCCGGACGTGCTGATGGAGGAGTTCGGCCCGCACCAGCCGGTCCCGGTCTACGAGGGTGAGGCCGAGGTACGCGGGCGCAAGCGCCGCGCGGTGGTCGAGCGCGACGACGAGGGCAACCCCATCCGCTACGAGGGCGACCCTGCGCTGCCGCGCGGCGCCGCGGCGCGTGAGGACGCCCTCATCACCCGGACGCGTGCCCTGCACGAGGCCGGGATGCGGCCCGACGACCCGGCCGCGACCGCGGTGATCGTCGCGGCGGCCGGTGCCGAGCCGGAGGAGGGCCCTGCCGAGGACGAGACCGGCCCGAGCGAGGAGACCGCTCCCGGAGAGCCCAAGCCGGACCGGCTGGTCCCGTACGTCCGCGAGGAGCAGGAGGCCCGGCTGGCCAAGGCCGAGCGCGCGCTGTCGCGGATCGGCGCCGTCAACCCGCTGGCGTTGGAGGAGTTCGCGGCCCTGGAGGAGCGGCACCAGTTCCTCGTGGACCAGCTCGGGGACCTGAAGAAGTCCCGCGAGGACCTGTTGCAGATCGTCGACGACATCGACGAGCGGGTGCAGCAGGTGTTCGCCGAGGCGTTCCAGGACACCGCGGCCAAGTTCCTCGAGATCTTCCCGCGCCTGTTCCCCGGCGGTGAGGGCAAGCTGACGCTCACGGACCCGGACGACCTGCTGACCACGGGCATCGAGGTCGAGGCGCGCCCGGCCGGCAAGAAGGTCAAGCGGCTCTCCCTGCTCTCGGGCGGCGAGCGCTCGCTGGCAGCCGTGGCGTTCCTCGTGGCTATCTTCAAGGCGCGCCCCAGCCCGTTCTACATCATGGACGAGGTCGAGGCGGCGCTCGACGACGTGAACCTCGGCCGGCTCATCGAGATCTTCAAGGAGCTGCAGAAGGACAGCCAGCTCATCGTCATCACGCACCAGAAGCGCACGATGGAGGTCGCGGACGCGCTCTACGGTGTGACGATGCGGGGCGACGGCGTCACGACGCTGATCAGCCAGCGGATGGGCGACCGCGAGACGGTCACCGCCTGA
- the ftsY gene encoding signal recognition particle-docking protein FtsY — MNELPWIEIIAAFVVLAGGGGLAGVLVGRRRRRAQDQGDGLATEQAPEARSETAAVEPGATGSTREAPDSVPETTGPPRAVVEAPAPTAGRLVRLRDRLARSGSPLGARLLSVLSRDALTEDDWDEIEEELLLADVGAGPTTELLEALRTRVRVLGVREPTAVRDLLRSELVALLQPELDRTLKTEPTTAEDGTHLPAVTLVVGVNGTGKTTTVGKLARVLVADGRSVVLGAADTFRAAAADQLTTWGNRVGVPTVRSDREGADPASVAFEAVARGRDEKIDVVLVDTAGRLQNKAGLMDELGKIVRVASKVAAPSEVLLVLDATTGQNGLSQARVFAEVAGVTGIVLTKLDGTAKGGIVVQVQRELGVPVKLIGLGEGPDDLAPFDVEDFVDGILG, encoded by the coding sequence GTGAACGAGCTTCCCTGGATCGAGATCATCGCCGCGTTCGTCGTCCTCGCGGGCGGTGGCGGCCTCGCCGGTGTCCTTGTCGGACGACGCCGGAGACGGGCCCAGGACCAGGGCGACGGCCTGGCCACCGAGCAGGCGCCGGAGGCGAGGTCGGAGACGGCGGCGGTCGAGCCGGGCGCGACCGGCTCGACCCGCGAGGCGCCCGACTCGGTCCCCGAGACCACAGGTCCGCCGCGCGCGGTGGTCGAGGCCCCGGCGCCCACCGCGGGCCGCCTGGTGCGGCTCCGCGACCGCCTCGCGCGCTCGGGCTCGCCGCTGGGCGCCCGGCTGCTGTCCGTCCTGTCCCGAGACGCGCTCACCGAGGACGACTGGGACGAGATCGAGGAGGAGCTGCTCCTCGCCGACGTCGGTGCCGGCCCCACCACCGAGCTGCTGGAAGCGCTGCGCACCAGGGTCCGCGTGCTGGGTGTTCGTGAGCCGACGGCGGTGCGCGACCTCCTGCGCTCGGAGCTCGTCGCGCTCCTGCAGCCGGAGCTGGACCGGACGCTGAAGACCGAACCGACCACCGCGGAGGACGGCACCCACCTGCCCGCAGTCACACTCGTGGTGGGCGTGAACGGCACCGGCAAGACGACGACGGTCGGCAAGCTGGCCCGGGTCCTGGTCGCGGACGGCCGCAGCGTTGTGCTCGGCGCCGCCGACACGTTCCGGGCCGCGGCGGCGGACCAGCTCACCACCTGGGGCAACCGCGTGGGGGTGCCGACGGTGCGCTCGGACCGCGAGGGCGCGGACCCGGCGTCGGTGGCGTTCGAGGCCGTCGCCCGCGGCCGGGACGAGAAGATCGACGTGGTGCTCGTGGACACCGCGGGGCGCCTGCAGAACAAGGCCGGCCTTATGGACGAGCTCGGCAAGATCGTGCGCGTGGCCAGCAAGGTTGCCGCGCCGAGCGAGGTGCTGCTGGTGCTGGACGCGACCACCGGTCAGAACGGGCTCTCGCAGGCCCGCGTCTTCGCTGAGGTCGCGGGTGTCACGGGCATCGTGCTGACCAAGCTGGACGGGACCGCGAAGGGCGGGATCGTGGTGCAGGTGCAGCGTGAGCTCGGCGTCCCGGTCAAGCTCATCGGCCTCGGTGAGGGCCCGGACGACCTGGCGCCGTTCGACGTCGAGGACTTCGTGGACGGAATTCTCGGCTGA